A part of Neodiprion pinetum isolate iyNeoPine1 chromosome 4, iyNeoPine1.2, whole genome shotgun sequence genomic DNA contains:
- the LOC124217903 gene encoding uncharacterized protein isoform X2: MSLELEKLLLFWIFIQESIVAGELTNLGESTSKHNLSNYQFSNCSLYTIAYGSSCTCFECDKGQCTICCNSPGVPAFTCCYCHACLTSCWNNEWQLISFAQVGLSTALLIATVVTIALFFRICNSGMQFGAARRPGNPVVRNSAGRISISSIQQYVIQRLQDRPPRYNDLSDAPPVYGTDPANRVATSEAPPSYTRRAEPAESVNNPTPTTESSTQSNTNDSQLPTAINHI, translated from the exons ATGTCGCTCGAACTTGAAAAGTTGTTATTGTTCtggatttttattcaagaaagtATCGTGGCAG GTGAACTGACAAACCTTGGAGAATCGACTTCTAAACATAATTTGTCTAATTATCAGTTTTCAAACTGTTCATTATATACGATAGCCTATGGATCGTCTTGTACCTGCTTCGAGTGCGATA AGGGCCAGTGTACTATATGCTGCAATTCCCCAGGCGTACCAGCATTCACATGCTGTTACTGTCATGCCTGCCTGACGTCATGCTG gaaCAACGAATGGCAGCTGATATCCTTTGCTCAAGTAGGATTATCGACCGCATTGCTCATTGCAACAGTCGTTACCATTGCACTATTCTTCAGAATATGCAACAG TGGAATGCAGTTCGGGGCTGCCAGGCGACCTGGCAATCCAGTGGTCAGAAACTCTGCGGGTAGGATCAGCATCTCTTCAATTCAACAGTACGTTATTCAAAGGCTTCAAGACAGACCTCCGAGATACAATGACCTATCCGACGCTCCGCCGGTCTACGGCACAGACCCTGCAAATAGG GTTGCAACTTCCGAAGCTCCTCCAAGTTACACGAGAAGAGCAGAACCAGCTGAAAGTGTAAATAATCCAACGCCAACAACAGAGTCGTCGACACAATCGAATACAAACGATTCACAATTACCTACGGCTATTAATCATATCTAA
- the LOC124217903 gene encoding uncharacterized protein isoform X1, producing the protein MSLELEKLLLFWIFIQESIVAGSFSGELTNLGESTSKHNLSNYQFSNCSLYTIAYGSSCTCFECDKGQCTICCNSPGVPAFTCCYCHACLTSCWNNEWQLISFAQVGLSTALLIATVVTIALFFRICNSGMQFGAARRPGNPVVRNSAGRISISSIQQYVIQRLQDRPPRYNDLSDAPPVYGTDPANRVATSEAPPSYTRRAEPAESVNNPTPTTESSTQSNTNDSQLPTAINHI; encoded by the exons ATGTCGCTCGAACTTGAAAAGTTGTTATTGTTCtggatttttattcaagaaagtATCGTGGCAG GTTCATTTTCAGGTGAACTGACAAACCTTGGAGAATCGACTTCTAAACATAATTTGTCTAATTATCAGTTTTCAAACTGTTCATTATATACGATAGCCTATGGATCGTCTTGTACCTGCTTCGAGTGCGATA AGGGCCAGTGTACTATATGCTGCAATTCCCCAGGCGTACCAGCATTCACATGCTGTTACTGTCATGCCTGCCTGACGTCATGCTG gaaCAACGAATGGCAGCTGATATCCTTTGCTCAAGTAGGATTATCGACCGCATTGCTCATTGCAACAGTCGTTACCATTGCACTATTCTTCAGAATATGCAACAG TGGAATGCAGTTCGGGGCTGCCAGGCGACCTGGCAATCCAGTGGTCAGAAACTCTGCGGGTAGGATCAGCATCTCTTCAATTCAACAGTACGTTATTCAAAGGCTTCAAGACAGACCTCCGAGATACAATGACCTATCCGACGCTCCGCCGGTCTACGGCACAGACCCTGCAAATAGG GTTGCAACTTCCGAAGCTCCTCCAAGTTACACGAGAAGAGCAGAACCAGCTGAAAGTGTAAATAATCCAACGCCAACAACAGAGTCGTCGACACAATCGAATACAAACGATTCACAATTACCTACGGCTATTAATCATATCTAA